Proteins from one Cryptomeria japonica chromosome 4, Sugi_1.0, whole genome shotgun sequence genomic window:
- the LOC131032129 gene encoding xyloglucan endotransglucosylase/hydrolase protein 24-like, translating into MALLFLCLFLIHIGFSHHVSADFNSDFDIMWGNDHVRILDNGQQWQLTLDNSSGSGIQSKSEYLFAKIDMQIKLVPGNSAGTVTGYYLSSQGDKHDEIDFEFLGNLSGDPYIMHTNLFSQGKGNREQQFYLWFDPTADFHNYSVLWNPQLIVFSVDGTPVRVFKNIENLGVAYPKNQSMTLYSSLWNGSDWATRGGAVKIDWSKAPFVASYQNLNAQVCTSSSDCSANSWYSKAALDSSEQQKLQWVRKKYMIYDYCSNTKWFPLAPPAECTH; encoded by the exons ATGGCGCTGCTCTTTTTATGTTTATTCTTAATCCACATTGGTTTTTCCCACCATGTCTCTGCAGATTTCAACAGCGACTTTGATATCATGTGGGGTAATGACCACGTTAGGATACTTGACAACGGCCAGCAATGGCAACTAACTCTTGACAATTCCTCAG GTTCAGGAATCCAATCGAAGAGTGAATATCTGTTTGCTAAAATTGATATGCAAATCAAATTGGTGCCCGGTAACTCGGCAGGCACTGTAACAGGTTACTAT CTGTCGTCTCAAGGGGATAAGCACGATGAAATAGACTTTGAGTTTCTGGGAAATCTGTCTGGAGATCCCTATATCATGCACACTAATTTGTTCTCTCAAGGCAAAGGCAATCGTGAGCAGCAATTCTACCTCTGGTTTGATCCCACTGCAGATTTCCACAATTACTCTGTGCTCTGGAATCCCCAACTAATTGT GTTTTCTGTGGATGGAACTCCAGTGAGAGTGTTTAAGAACATTGAGAATTTGGGTGTGGCGTATCCTAAGAATCAGAGCATGACATTATATTCGAGTCTGTGGAACGGATCTGATTGGGCAACTAGAGGTGGTGCTGTGAAGATCGACTGGAGCAAAGCCCCCTTCGTTGCCTCATACCAAAATTTGAATGCACAGGTGTGCACTTCTTCCTCTGATTGCTCTGCAAATTCATGGTATAGTAAAGCAGCATTGGATTCGAGTGAGCAGCAGAAGCTTCAATGGGTACGCAAGAAGTATATGATATATGATTATTGTTCCAACACGAAATGGTTTCCACTGGCCCCTCCTGCTGAATGCACCCATTAG